GCCCTGGCCCGCTACCACCGGCTGACCGGCGGCGAGACGCGCCTGCAGACTGGAACGGATGAGAACGCTCTCAAGAATGTGCTCGCCGCGCGGGCCGAGGGCATCACGCCGGAGGAACTGGTCGCGCGGAACGCCGACGCGTTCCGCGCGCTGGCGGAAGCACTGAATGTCCGTGCGGACCGCTTCATCCGGACGACGGAGGAGAAGCACCGCGCAGGCGTCCACTGGTTCTGGCGGCGCCTGCGCGCAGACGACCTGTATCGTCAAAGCTACAAGGGCCTTTACTGCTCCGGCTGTGAAGACTTCTACCTCGAGAAGGAGTTGCGTGACGGCCGCTGCCCGATCCACGGGCGCGAGGCGGTCGCGGTCGAGGAGGAGAACTGGTTCTTCCGCCTGTCCGCCTACCAGCGGCAGATCGAGGACCTGCTCGAGAGCGGTCGTGTGCGCGTCCTGCCCGAGGCGCGGCGTAACGAGGTCCTGAGCTTCGTGCGCTCCGGCCTGCGCGACTTCAGCGTCACGCGCAACGCCCGGCGCGCGTACGGCTGGGGCATCCGCGTGCCCGACGACCCGGATCAGGTCATCTACGTCTGGCTCGACGCGCTGACGAACTACCTGACGGGACTCGGTTACGGCGGTGCGGAGGAAGACGCGCGCTTCTGGAGCGGAGGGACGCTCAAAGTCCACGTGCTCGGGAAAGACGTCTGGAAGTTCCATGCGGTCTACTGGCCGGCGTTCCTGCTTTCGGCCGGCCTGCCTCTGCCGAACACGATCCTCGTGCACGGGTTCCTGACCGTGAACGGGCAGAAGATTGGCAAATCGCTCGGGAACGCCGTGGACCCGGCCACGTACATCGGCAAGTACGGCGCGGACGGCCTGCGCTACTACCTCCTGCGGGCGATCCCGCCGTTCGACGACGGCGACTTCTCGACCGACGCGCTCCACCGGCTGTACCACGCTGACCTCGCCAACGGGATCGGCAACCTGGCCAGCCGCGTGTGCGCGCTGGGCGAAAAGACCGGGTACGGCCGGTTCGAGATCGCGGAGACGCCAGCGGCGCCGGCGGGCTACCACGAGGCTCTGGCCGAGTACCGCGGGGATCTCGCGTTGAAGAGCCTGTGGAACGGGGTGGACTCGTTGAACCAGGCGATTGAACGCGCGCGGCCGTGGGAGCGCGCGGGGGAGCCGGGAGCGCTCCGACCGGAACTGACGCAGTGGCTGGGCGAACTGCACGG
This is a stretch of genomic DNA from Verrucomicrobiota bacterium. It encodes these proteins:
- a CDS encoding methionine--tRNA ligase translates to ALARYHRLTGGETRLQTGTDENALKNVLAARAEGITPEELVARNADAFRALAEALNVRADRFIRTTEEKHRAGVHWFWRRLRADDLYRQSYKGLYCSGCEDFYLEKELRDGRCPIHGREAVAVEEENWFFRLSAYQRQIEDLLESGRVRVLPEARRNEVLSFVRSGLRDFSVTRNARRAYGWGIRVPDDPDQVIYVWLDALTNYLTGLGYGGAEEDARFWSGGTLKVHVLGKDVWKFHAVYWPAFLLSAGLPLPNTILVHGFLTVNGQKIGKSLGNAVDPATYIGKYGADGLRYYLLRAIPPFDDGDFSTDALHRLYHADLANGIGNLASRVCALGEKTGYGRFEIAETPAAPAGYHEALAEYRGDLALKSLWNGVDSLNQAIERARPWERAGEPGALRPELTQWLGELHGIGYWLQPFLPATAERLLGLLSADAIRRCPPLFPRVG